Proteins encoded by one window of Roseibium sp. Sym1:
- a CDS encoding quinoprotein dehydrogenase-associated SoxYZ-like carrier has translation MTVRHILQPACRALIALAVALPPALIVLPGPARAAGDTETGDTETGNPLTQEGSWPDLRGDIIGDRMPAAAEGAVELSAPYRAHDAATVPVSVKQPGPSAPLIESAILVIDENPAPVAAELTFAPDMHPLDLELRIRVNQYSNVRLIAETADGALMTGRFVKASGGCSAPATRDPEVALSTMGEIRVKHFGSATGAPGSRREAQLMIRHPNYSGLQRDQVTQLFIPAHFVNIVEVRQGDDLLFTVEGGISLSENPVIRFAYTDNGAETLHVHAEDTDGNVWEKTIEKDPAS, from the coding sequence GCGTTGCCCCCGGCATTGATTGTGCTTCCCGGTCCCGCACGCGCGGCGGGAGACACGGAGACGGGTGACACGGAGACGGGCAACCCGTTGACGCAGGAGGGCAGCTGGCCCGACTTGCGCGGTGACATCATTGGCGACCGGATGCCTGCGGCAGCGGAGGGCGCGGTGGAGCTGAGCGCGCCCTACCGGGCCCATGATGCCGCCACTGTTCCCGTCAGCGTGAAACAGCCCGGGCCCTCCGCCCCGTTGATCGAGAGTGCCATTCTTGTCATCGACGAGAATCCGGCGCCGGTTGCCGCCGAACTGACATTTGCTCCCGACATGCATCCGCTGGATCTCGAACTCAGGATACGCGTCAACCAGTATTCCAACGTCAGGCTGATCGCGGAAACCGCGGACGGCGCGTTGATGACAGGCCGTTTCGTCAAGGCGTCAGGCGGCTGTTCCGCGCCGGCGACAAGGGATCCCGAAGTCGCCCTGTCGACCATGGGGGAGATCCGGGTGAAACACTTCGGGTCTGCCACCGGTGCGCCCGGGTCGCGGCGGGAGGCACAGCTCATGATCCGGCATCCGAACTATTCGGGCTTGCAGCGCGACCAGGTCACGCAGCTGTTCATTCCCGCCCATTTCGTCAATATCGTCGAGGTGCGGCAGGGCGACGATCTCCTGTTCACCGTCGAGGGCGGCATTTCCCTGTCTGAAAATCCGGTGATCCGGTTCGCCTATACCGACAATGGCGCGGAGACGCTCCACGTTCACGCGGAGGACACGGACGGCAACGTCTGGGAAAAGACCATAGAAAAAGATCCGGCCAGTTGA